One Bacillus sp. FJAT-52991 genomic region harbors:
- the qhpC gene encoding quinohemoprotein amine dehydrogenase subunit gamma, translated as MKHIKPLNFKGKMIEQTVDLEKKPEVQGLALLPMGCTSLFDPGWETDFSGMSLEGVCQPHYKDIYGCYGDCWWAAQVPDGLTNYGSWADECPVAANDWRKLTYVKP; from the coding sequence ATGAAACATATTAAACCTTTGAATTTCAAAGGCAAGATGATTGAACAAACGGTTGACCTTGAAAAAAAGCCAGAGGTACAAGGATTAGCGTTGCTTCCAATGGGATGTACGAGTTTGTTTGATCCAGGATGGGAAACGGACTTTTCGGGAATGAGTTTAGAAGGGGTATGCCAACCGCACTATAAAGACATTTATGGATGTTACGGTGATTGCTGGTGGGCAGCCCAAGTACCAGATGGATTAACGAATTACGGCAGTTGGGCAGATGAATGCCCTGTCGCTGCGAATGATTGGCGAAAATTAACGTATGTGAAACCTTAA
- the peaA gene encoding quinohemoprotein amine dehydrogenase subunit alpha translates to MRKKYIMMVGIIAGFIWLLVACSDSAIEEQQSEQGETVSSDVLVSKQVEKSCVSCHAVDQSGKLERIEYMRKTPEGWAQTISRMERIHGLKITDEEREQLVTDLSRERGLAPEEAEKVQYWLANKPSYSEPMPENESVAQSCIGCHAAGRFEAQRRTEEEWKNLKDFHLVMYPSIYLNHRHMDWPEESEKALEFLAKNYGEESEAWEKWKGKEYDVTGKWKVAGFQGTNGYYIGDSEFSKSEKGYTEEKKVRFIKDGKEENFSGDTKMFSGYMLRSHYKQGENKINGTYNVTSENVIKGDWSKVDDLGITAEETYYKVQSETPEIFHAEPFALKKGETNKVTLYGMNLKKLKQELLSLPKGVEVVSLTAISDDQAEVEMKVDQKAEIGAFALNGEKVNVHEKWMLYDQADYIKVEPAYGVSRMGGAGPMDKVSIQYVAYAYSNGKDGKKESKDDLNLGPVDAEWSLLTYPEKNASRDDRPYIGELAKNGLYTPKAEGLNEAREFVQENVGSATVQAKVTIDGKSFTATTHHISTVPDYVNNVH, encoded by the coding sequence ATGAGAAAAAAATATATCATGATGGTTGGTATTATAGCCGGTTTTATATGGTTGTTAGTTGCTTGTTCGGATTCTGCCATCGAAGAGCAACAAAGCGAGCAAGGAGAAACTGTCTCATCAGATGTACTTGTCAGTAAGCAAGTAGAGAAAAGTTGTGTCAGCTGCCATGCAGTAGATCAATCCGGTAAACTGGAACGAATTGAATACATGCGGAAAACGCCGGAAGGATGGGCGCAAACCATTTCAAGAATGGAAAGAATTCATGGCTTGAAAATCACGGATGAAGAAAGAGAGCAGCTAGTAACAGATTTAAGTAGAGAAAGAGGATTAGCTCCTGAAGAGGCAGAGAAGGTGCAATATTGGCTAGCGAATAAACCATCTTATTCCGAACCTATGCCTGAAAACGAAAGTGTTGCTCAAAGTTGTATTGGGTGCCATGCGGCTGGAAGGTTTGAAGCTCAGCGAAGAACAGAAGAAGAGTGGAAGAATTTGAAGGATTTTCATCTAGTTATGTATCCATCGATTTATTTAAATCATCGCCATATGGACTGGCCAGAGGAATCGGAAAAAGCACTTGAATTTTTAGCAAAAAATTATGGAGAAGAATCCGAGGCTTGGGAGAAATGGAAAGGAAAAGAATACGATGTAACAGGAAAGTGGAAAGTAGCTGGTTTTCAAGGAACGAACGGCTATTACATTGGAGACAGTGAATTTTCAAAGTCAGAAAAAGGTTACACAGAGGAGAAGAAAGTCCGCTTTATTAAAGATGGAAAGGAAGAAAATTTTAGCGGAGATACAAAGATGTTCTCTGGATATATGTTACGTTCGCACTATAAGCAGGGAGAGAACAAAATAAATGGCACGTACAATGTAACGAGTGAAAACGTCATTAAAGGTGATTGGTCTAAAGTAGATGACCTTGGTATTACAGCAGAAGAGACGTATTACAAAGTTCAATCAGAAACACCAGAAATTTTTCATGCAGAACCTTTTGCTTTGAAAAAAGGAGAAACAAACAAAGTGACCCTTTATGGGATGAACTTAAAGAAATTAAAACAAGAGTTATTATCCTTACCTAAAGGAGTAGAAGTAGTCAGTTTAACAGCCATATCTGATGATCAAGCAGAAGTTGAAATGAAAGTTGACCAGAAAGCCGAAATAGGAGCTTTTGCTTTAAATGGGGAGAAGGTTAACGTTCATGAAAAGTGGATGTTATATGATCAAGCAGATTATATAAAAGTTGAACCAGCTTACGGTGTTTCCCGAATGGGAGGAGCAGGGCCGATGGATAAAGTGAGCATTCAATATGTCGCTTATGCTTACAGCAACGGCAAAGATGGGAAGAAAGAGTCAAAAGATGACTTGAATCTTGGCCCGGTGGATGCGGAGTGGTCGTTGTTAACGTATCCAGAAAAGAATGCCTCAAGGGATGATCGTCCATACATTGGTGAACTAGCTAAAAATGGTTTATATACACCGAAAGCAGAAGGGCTAAATGAGGCTCGAGAATTTGTTCAAGAAAACGTAGGAAGTGCTACGGTACAAGCAAAAGTGACGATTGATGGAAAAAGCTTTACAGCTACAACACATCATATCTCTACTGTACCAGACTATGTGAATAATGTTCACTAA